A segment of the Neisseria chenwenguii genome:
AAAATCAAACCTTAATCCGGCATTCTGTAAGACTTGTGGCAGGATTTGCAGCTTGCGCCGGCTTCGCCGTAGGCCGCTTTTATTTCTTCCAGATTGCCGCCTTGCGCGGCGGTATTGAGTTTTTCGACCGCTTGGCGGAACTTGTCTTCTTCCGCCTTAAACTTGGCTTGATCCTGCCAGATGGCGGGCAGCGCTTCGCCGTTGCCCTGCGGGTCGGACTGGAAATGTTTGAACGGCTCTTTGCTCGATTCGGCAAACACCGCCGCGGCTTTTTTGAATTTTTCCACTTCGTAGGCCGTTTCGCCTTTGACCATTTTGCCCATTTCGGAAAACTCGGGCATCATGGATTTAAACGCGGCGGATCGTTCTTCGGAAATCGGGCCTTTAGCTTTAGTCGTGCCGCCGCTACAGGCGGTCAGCGCCAATGCGGCCAGCGTGAGGAAGATGGAGGTTTTCATGGTTTGTGTGTCCTTGTAGTGGTATGATTGTTC
Coding sequences within it:
- a CDS encoding c-type cytochrome — encoded protein: MKTSIFLTLAALALTACSGGTTKAKGPISEERSAAFKSMMPEFSEMGKMVKGETAYEVEKFKKAAAVFAESSKEPFKHFQSDPQGNGEALPAIWQDQAKFKAEEDKFRQAVEKLNTAAQGGNLEEIKAAYGEAGASCKSCHKSYRMPD